A single genomic interval of Tursiops truncatus isolate mTurTru1 chromosome 1, mTurTru1.mat.Y, whole genome shotgun sequence harbors:
- the TMEM125 gene encoding transmembrane protein 125 encodes MSEGEARAPPGRGLPPDVLAEQVELWWSQQPRRSALCFAVAVGLVAGCGAGGVALLSSTSSRSGEWRLAVGTVLCLLALLVLVKQLMSSAVQDMNCIRQPRHVALLRSGGGADALVVLLSGLVLLATGLTLAGLAAAPAPARPLAAMLFVGVTLAASGALLLLGLLLYQVAVSGHCPPTRAAAPSARSDHGGNGSVFSISGRLSAGQHRETTSSIASLI; translated from the coding sequence ATGTCTGAGGGAGAGGCTCGGGCCCCGCCGGGCCGGGGGCTGCCGCCGGATGTGCTGGCGGAGCAGGTGGAGCTGTGGTGGTCCCAGCAGCCGCGGCGCTCAGCGCTCTGCTTCGCCGTGGCTGTGGGCCTCGTGGCGGGCTGTGGGGCGGGTGGCGTGGCCCTGCTGTCCTCCACCAGCAGCCGCTCGGGCGAGTGGCGTCTGGCGGTGGGCACAGTGCTCTGCCTGCTGGCCCTGCTGGTCCTGGTTAAGCAGCTGATGAGCTCGGCCGTGCAGGACATGAACTGCATCCGCCAGCCCCGCCACGTGGCTCTGCTCCGCAGCGGCGGCGGGGCCGACGCCCTGGTGGTGCTGCTCAGCGGCCTGGTGCTGCTGGCCACCGGCTTGACGCTGGCGGGGCTGGCCgccgcccctgcccccgcccggCCGCTGGCCGCCATGCTGTTCGTGGGCGTCACCCTGGCTGCCTCAGGTGCGCTCTTGCTGCTGGGCCTGCTGCTGTATCAGGTGGCCGTGAGCGGACACTGTCCCCCTACCCGTGCGGCCGCCCCCTCCGCCCGCAGTGACCACGGTGGGAATGGCAGCGTCTTCAGCATCTCAGGACGGTTGTCCGCTGGCCAGCATCGTGAGACCACGTCCAGCATCGCCAGCCTCATCTGA
- the LOC117307581 gene encoding type III endosome membrane protein TEMP: MSEANRTTVEPSELPTASAVSPGLGSGARAWPVLVGVVLGAVVLSLLIALAAKCHLCRKYRASYQHRPLSGTVKGVRPEVGEDEDDDGFIEDNYIHPGVGGLGTEGSRDHFSL; encoded by the exons ATGAGTGAGGCAAACCGAA ccactgtggagccCTCGGAGCTCCCCACAGCATCGGCCGTATCCCCTGGACTGGGCAGCGGGGCCCGGGCATGGCCTGTGCTGGTAGGGGTCGTGCTGGGGGCTGTGGTCCTTTCTCTCCTCATCGCACTTGCTGCTAAATGCCACCTCTGCCGCAAATACCGTGCCAGCTACCAGCACCGCCCGCTGTCTGGGACAGTGAAAGGGGTCCGCCCCGAGGTGGGTgaagatgaggatgatgatggttTCATCGAGGACAATTACATTCACCCTGGGGTTGGTGGGCTGGGGACGGAGGGAAGTAGGGACCACTTCTCCCTCTGA